The following is a genomic window from Penaeus vannamei isolate JL-2024 chromosome 27, ASM4276789v1, whole genome shotgun sequence.
AagtaatttttttgttattaaggcTTTCAGTAAAGAGTTGAAAGTAAAGGAAATCAGTGGGCGCTACCAGCAAAAATACCGAATACAGCTCTCATTGAGACTACATGGTTGAAATGAGCTGCGACATAATAAGGGTCGTGTAAATACATATCAACTGACGATTTAGCAAGCACAACTCCAGTTAAACCCTCAATTGTAAATAGGAATGCATCTGTGAGTAATGAGGAGTGTGGTTTGTGACATGAGAAATATGGAAAGCCTCTTGGCGATTAGATAAAATGGCCACTGAACTCGAGGTAAggcagtaaaaagaaaagaaataatttaatTTCCTAATTAAGATAGCATATATTATTCATTGCAAGGAAATGTGATTAATACCCCCAACTCCTCGTGCTAAAGCTGAAGTAATGATAGTTACTGGGACGACATATAGCgttttggaattaaaaaaaaaaaaaatagtaaggataaagaagcagttttttatgattataagaataataacttgGGTTCATTCAAGACCGTCTATCACTCTAGGTAACCAAAAGTGGAAAGGAGCCGCTTCTGCTGTTAGTATAAGAGCGACCTTTGGGGAAAAGGTATTGATTCCATTGGgtggaataaaaaagatataaaaaataaaaatatatataaatatatatacatgtatatatatatatatatatatatatatatatatatatatatatatatatatatatatatatatatatatatatatatatatataaatgtataaatgtattaatacgtgtgtgtctgagtgtgtgactGACCAGACTACTGTTCCATTTCGCATCTTTGCTGCCGTTCCCGTCGGGGCTCCCTTGATAGACCCCGAGCGAGCAGGAAGAAAAGTCGAGGCGAAAACGCCATCCATTTCTATCCGCAAAAGAATTCCACGTTTTTCCAACATTTTCGCATCATTTTCAATTTACAGCAATTTGCATCTTCAGTCTAGTGACAGTTATTGCGCTGTTTGACGCCTCCCTCGTCCGCcgtattttctccttccctcttgttttcattgcttatttatatttttctcgggggggggggtctttgtttctttctataaATGATTCTAGCCACATATCTcactctcccgtttctctctctcggcctctctctctcggtctgtctgtctctctctctctctctctctctctctctccctctctctctctctctctctctctctctctctctctctctctctctctctctctctctctctctctctctctctctctctcactctcactcaccctctctctcactcaccctttctctcactcaccctttctctcactcactcggcctctctctctctctctctctctctctctctctctctctctctctctttctctctctctctctctctctctctctctctctctctctctctctctctctccttctccatctatcttgttttctatctatccatctatttaatatctatctacctacccgaTACCAAATTTGAAACAAAATGTTCAATCATTGTTCAGCCAAATTTTATATGTGATTGCTCTGTTGTATAAGTCTGAATAATGTAGCAGATGGTTCGCTCATCCATAACCCAGGCTGCCTACAAAGCCTGACTTCCCTATTCAAACGGGCTAATACAGCTCTCAGAACTTGCACTGCCCTCAAAGCTGTGTGCATTCGCTGCGTCTCTGCTGCAGCTCCGCCTTCTCTCCTGGACGAGAGGATCAGCAAATATACTGGCTACTTCGCAAAGCTTAACCAAAGACAATATACGAAATGCGTTCTGGGAGATCGGGTTGCAACATCGATCAAGGTCCGGAATAATCTCGAATTATTTGATCGAATTTCTCCAAAAAGGGAAAATTACCGCCCAAAGGAACTTTCCCCTCGCGCGGAGGAAGCTGACGCCCTGAACCCGGTTTCACAAGAACCTCAAGCGCGGGTTAAGCCTTTGAGTCCCTGGCAAGACGCTCGAGAATGCGGgcctggagggggaggaaggaagggaaggaagggagagagggaagcaaggaaggaagtaaagggagggtgggaggaaggaagggaaggaagggagagaggtaggcaaggaaggaagtaaagggagggtgggaggaaaggagggaggaaggaggaaaggagggaagagagggagggaggaggaaaggagggaagagagggagggaggagaaaaggagagaggagggaagagagggaaggagggaaggagggaagagagggaaggaagggggaagagagggagggaggaggagggggaagagaggaagggaggaggaaaggagggaagagagggagggaggaggaaaggagggaagagagggagggaggaggaaaggagggaagagagggagggaggagacaaggagggaagagagggagggaggagaaaaggagggaagagagggagagaggaggaaaggagggaagagagggagggaggaggaaaggagggaagagagggagggaggacataaagagttggggggggggggggagattgcaaTGGGAAGAGAAATTTAGGAAGGGgatagaggcggaggagggagaaaatggaaaatgaagaaaatgagcgaacaaggaagggaagaaggaaagggtcgGAGGAGAGTgtcgatggaggaagggagggagagaagaagacgcagagaagaaaaggtggagggaaggaaggaggaagggagatagatgggAAGGAGATGCGCGAGGAGCTTCGGTATGGATGAGAGTGAGATGATTTGACCTGTTTcgcatatatcttcgtcagaaatgcatgtatttctgacgaagaaaaaATCGCACCCGGTCAAaaacatctcttgcattgtgaagatctccattctcattcttatctttcctacatttgtcagcatgaataggGTTCCTTTCTCTAGTCTCGTCATCCTTTTCCCGTTATCCCATATCTtctggtttttttttgtttttttttttcttgttctttattcttctccatttccttcgactctcacttttcctcatcctccttcttttattctccttatcatcatcttcctttaaATGCTACCTCGTCTTCCTTATCCCACCTTCCTCATTattgaaaaagagaaagtcaACAAAATATAACTTTACTTAGAATAAAACTGCATGCATTTCACCGGTTTACTcataagtgtatatgtacatatgtgtgtgtgtatatatatatatatatatatatatatatatatatatatatatatatatatatatatatatatatatatatatataatatgtgtgtctgtatgtgtgtgtgtgtgtgtgtgtgtgtgtgtgtgtgtgtgtgtgtgtgtgtgtgtgtgtgtgtgtgtgtgtgtgtgtgtgtgtgtgtgtgtgtgtgtgtgtgtgtgtgtgtgtgagggagagtctgtgtgtttgtgtctgtgtgtgtgtgtgtgtgtatgtgtgcgtgtgtgtgtgtgtggatagagaaagagagagagagagagagagcaagagagcgaaagagagagagagagacggagggagagacagagggaggggagggaggaagatagagagagagaaaaagagagagttagagagatagatagagagagagagtgtgtgtgtgtatcaatctatctgtctatctatttatctatctatctatatttatctatctatctatctatctatctattttatatatatatatatatatatatatatatataaatgtatatacatatatatatatatatatatatatatatacacacacacacacacacacacacacacacacacacacacacatatatatatatatatatacatatatacatatatatacatatatatatatatatatatatatatatatatatatatttatgtgtatatatacatatatatatatacatatatatatatatatatatatatatatatatatatatatatatatatatacatatatatatatatatatatatcatgtctatacatatacgtatgtatatatgtatatatatatatatatatatatatatatatatatatatatatatttatataaatatatatatatatatatatatatatatatatatatatatatatatatatgagggagggaggaaaatagagagagagagaaagagagagagcgagagttagagagatagatagagagagagtgcgtgtgtgtatcaatctatctgtctatctatctatctatctatctatctatatatatatatatacatatatatatatgtatacacacacacacacacacacacacacacacacacacatatgcacacacacacgcgcacacacacacacacacacacacacgcacgcacacacacacacacacacacacacacacacacacacacacatatatatatatgtgtgtgtgtgtgtgtgtgtgtgtgtgtgtgtgtgtgtgtgtgtgtgtgtgtgtgtgtgtgtatatatatatatatatatatatatatatatatatatatatatatatatatatatatatatataataaacaggaggaccagaaCAGCAGGAAAcaacatcttgcgtatattcatttatttattgagctttcggacatcaataactgtgtccatcatcagaatctgcatgtaagagaatacaaattatctaaactaatattgaataataattacaaaggcaaataagaacaaacaaaagggaaataatagtaaacgcaaaacatataaaacacaagttgattaccaacataggacataaaaaaaaaggaatattgggcttacgtattttctccgtaggtgtagtgtggagtatgtgtctttgtcatgttgacatgacagcagtttgcggaggtttgaatgtctggatgtccgttgtgagtgggcgagtggggggggtggagggggtaagggataacctgtgtaaattacttcagtgtatatagagtaactgaactttcattgttatttaagttaggttttatttctttttttatcagtagtgattctaagattcttaaatctattatgtcttgtgtttttctcactattgaaaagtcctcgaattttacttcatgatttgttttgagtgaatgatcccggataagtgagtgcatgggagatgatagcggacgtaaagtccgataagagactcctttgtgctcgcaatatctcatctttagattccttgatgttgaacctatatatctagcgttacagctagaacatttgtatgagtacactatgtttgagcacagatgtttaggaaaagggtcttttatcggaaagaaagaacgaattgttctggaatttgtgaagatcattctgaaattgatttgtgggaaatggttgcttagtagtttctgtagttgttttcgtaagacaaagcttgtgtgtccaaagtatggtagtttaaggtatcggatatcccgaggtacattgtaattcattggttttggacagagcatcttatttaagaataaccttatttgtttttggataacagactttggaaatttgtttttcaaaaagaaggtttctaagaattgtagttctctgttaatggaatgccagtctgaacaaatatgaaaacatctgtacaacaaagttctgatagcattgattttaaacatcatgggtagaaaggataaataatttaaaccactaccagtgaaggtaggttttctgtacacggaggttttaaaggttttatcatcacgttcaagcctaatatccaaaaaagacaatgagttgtttacttcgacttcagaggtaaactgtatgttgacatgttttgagttgacataatctaaaaacatttttacatgtgaaacatcattaaacagtaggaatacatcatcaacatatcttttatacattactggtttaaaatgcgatgggcagtctgctaaccacttACTCTCGTGATGGCATAAAATCGTgtttgcgagagttgggcctagcGGGCTACCCGTTGCTACACTATCAATTTGGGAGTACAATTGATTGTTGAACGTGAAAATTGCATCTTCTacagataattttaacaatttcttgaattggtctcttgtaaggttatgcacattatcagtattctcaaataatctctttgtacaaatatccattgtttctttcaaaggtatgtttgtaaataaagactgtatgtcaaaactagccattataactttgttttcaagactaattgtagacaattgctttgcaaaatcaaaagaattatggaCAGTGTATTCATTGGTAGTTATAGGCTTGAGAATTGGCACTAAAAATTTAGTTAGattataattaaatgtttttaaagCTGACAAGATAGGTCTGATCGGCACATCGGGTTTATGAATTTTTTGGTAGTCCATATAACATTCCAGGTAAAGAGCCAGATGCTCTGAGTTGATTATATGTATCAGAGGAAATGGTGTCACTGTCTTTCAAACATTTTAGCATTCTATTCAGTTTGTCCTCTAATTGAATGATTTTAGAAAAGGGCTCATTTCCTAACATTTTAAATTTTGTATGGTCTGATAGCATTATATTTACTTTAgtgatatattcatttctctccaatATCACAACACCTTTTCCTTTGTCAGGTCTCGTTATAATGATGCTGGGGTCTTCCTTTAAAGATTTCAAAACATTGTATTTGGCTTTGCTAAAAGATGGTAACCAGTGTGTATGTCTTTTGAAGTCATAGAATGTCTCATTTGTTAAACTGGCAATTTTCTCAAAAACTTTCAGTTTGGCAGATTCAGAGTTGTCAAGAATTTGGCAATTATTAACGGTATGACAAAGACGTTCAAAGGCTAGAAAGTGGTCAGCGAATGATGGTGATTTGCACGGTAAAGCAAAGTCAAGACCTAAAGATAGTAACTTTGTTTCATCCTCAGATAAATTTCTATTAGAGTAATTAAATATTACTTTGCTGCTATCAACTTCATATTCTGGAGTTAAGCCAAGATTATGCAGTTTTCTCAAATGTCTAGTCTTAATTCTAAcaagatctttatcattgtttctcgTTAATAAACCCTTAAGGCAATTAAAatcaaggaaggaggtgagatttCTTAAATCTTGAAGTAAGAGAGGATATTTACCACTTTCGTGAGCCAGTTATTTAGTCTTTTGCCTAATTTCATAGTTTAGAAGCTTCAAAAGCCATGATCTATATATTTTAGTGTCAGTGAACCTATGGTTATACACTTTGAACTGTAAAAAATTAGGAATAATGTTGTAATTCTTACAGGTTTGGAGAAATTCTATGTCCAGATATAATTTCTTAATCTTGAAGTCCGTCTTCTCAGTCTCTCGATATTTCAGCAGAACTGGTCGGCCATAACGGTTGGAtaatatttccacaatagatgttccacgggggaaacggattcttataataaacaggaggaccaggacagcaggaaaccacatcttgcgtatattcatttatttatcgagCTTTCGGACACCAAttactgtgtccatcatcagaatctgcatgtaagagaatacaaattatctaaactaataatgaataataattacaaaggcaaataagtacaaacaaaatggaaataatagtaaacgcaaaacatataaaacacaagttgattaccaacataggacatcaaaaaaaagggaatattgggcttacgtattttctccgtaggtgtagtgtggagtatgtgtctttgtcatgttgacatgacagcagtttgcggaggtttgaatgtctggatgtccgttgtgagtgggcgagtgggaggtgggtggagggggtaagggataacctgtgtaaattacttcagtgtatatagagtaaaactgaactttcattgttatttaagttaggttttatttctttgatcagtagtgattctaagattcttaaatctattatgtcttgtgtttttctcactattgaaaagtcctctaattttacttcatgatttgctttgagtgaatgatcccggataagtgagtgcatgggagatgatagcggacgtaatgtccgataagagactcctttgagctcgcaatatctcatctttagattccttgatgttgaacctatatatctagcgttacagctagagcatttgtatgagtacactatgtttgagcacagacgtttaggaaaagggtcttttgtcggaaagaacgaacgaattgttctggaatttgtgaagatcattctgaaattgatttgtgggaaatggttgcttagtagtttctgtagttgttttcgtaagacaaagcttgtgtgtccatagtatggtagtttaaggtatcggatatcccgaggtacattgtaattcattggttttggacagagcatcttatttaagaataaccttatttgtttttggataacagacattggaaatttgttttcaaaaagaaggtttctaagaattgtagttctctgttaatggaatgccagtctgaacaaatatgaaaacatctgtacaacaaagttctgatagcattgattttaaacatcatgggtagaaaggataaataatttaaaccactaccagtgaaggtaggttttctgtacacggaggttttaaaggttttatcatcacgttcaagcctgatatccaaaaaagacaatgagttgtttacttcgacttcagaggtaaactgtatgttgacatgttttgagttgacttaatctaaaaacatttttacatgtgaaacatcattaaacagtaggaatacatcatcaacatatcttttatacattactggtttaaaatgcgatgggcagtctgctaaccacttactctcgtgatggcataaaaacgcgtttgcgagagttgggcctagcgggctgcccattgctacaccatcaatttgggagtacaattgattgttgaacatgaaaattgcatcttctacagataattttaac
Proteins encoded in this region:
- the LOC138866817 gene encoding LOW QUALITY PROTEIN: cytochrome c oxidase subunit 1-like (The sequence of the model RefSeq protein was modified relative to this genomic sequence to represent the inferred CDS: substituted 8 bases at 8 genomic stop codons); the encoded protein is MTRLEKGTLFMLTNVGKIRMRMEIFTMQEMFLTGREGGAAAETQRMHTALRAVQVLRAVLARLNREVRLYAFLFTIEGLTGVVLAKSSVDMYLHDPYYVAAHFNHVVSMRAVFGIFAGSAHXFPLLSTLYXKPXXQKNYFLLYSLGXRLHSPPIFFGGLNGIPRRYSDYPDAYPSXNAVSAIGSTVSLTAVLGFVIIVXESLTAARLIIFSLFLPTSVNXQHNLPPADHNYIVVQLTTNF